The following are encoded together in the Daphnia magna isolate NIES linkage group LG8, ASM2063170v1.1, whole genome shotgun sequence genome:
- the LOC116929763 gene encoding reactive oxygen species modulator 1, with protein sequence MPMPAGGGYQQGQQQSCFDKMKVGFIMGFSIGMATGALFGGFGALRQGLRGRELINTVGKIMVQGGGTFGTFMAIGTGIRC encoded by the exons ATGCCTATGCCAGCTGGAGGTGGTTACCAACAAGGTCAACAGCAAAGCTGTTTTGACAAGATGAAAGTTGGTTTTATTATGGGCTTCAGCATTGGCATGGCTACTGGAGCTTTATTTGGTGGTTTTGGAGCTTTAAG ACAAGGATTGAGAGGAAGGGAATTGATCAATACTGTTGGCAAGATTATGGTCCAGGGTGGTGGAACTTTTGGTACATTCATGGCTATTGGAACCGGAATAAGATGCTAA
- the LOC116929686 gene encoding rho GTPase-activating protein gacJ, with protein sequence MEDQLEEKDVLEMGTWNTEYDIAEEEEERLLEEDEITERKPGFPYESEPNFSDTEFETHELEEDILDLGLNEDIIEYEEVTASGQEANKELKTNTPQPHQGQQTSSTSQTAIVGSITTNQSYQKRCIVKSGQPASSYKNLNFKRQPNFPIPVQMRSVPPTRMGSPGFYNQRPLFDGPNRPLIGRAPSVMDYHGPRGGFPRHSMPINCEPLFVQDFHHGFPPQRFQRYPIKDHHLVNHHPFMEYDRNNGVNRLFINPHYQGSATIQNGCTSRVTPLPEPRLNFSHSDNAPPRIAFQARHQRPPPGPSLPNTSRPPSFAPMRFMQPPQSNIPPPRLNGPIDQMSPPRFKPAQPQNLMDMILPAPFGDGPLRASYHPEHQRTQRFRFNSFDPPPPHSYDPTQTVRFLTPLSAASKRPAATEVPVSAPVKQLRLGPTGNIQVVRTFATRSVPLNSPSPSTVTSALPSASTTLTRIPPPNMRAPHLPTPIRKPPPPVINSPRPIPVIPTTGSTPSTLQASVLPTPVVSESPPSSVSTNIVNTTEDVSPEMKDYLEKMEEQRKKREEVLKMKEERRRQKLASMAGKDDISPVTTPTQPAKNLPANPSSTVSPTTKVPDTNRQLNTNINPSPFSRLDGVPLNPQTADQTIKENSVSPTLRKTVLVKPTPTVQTSVRAIPQAAVGVNRRYKIIIVKNKSGKILEKRRVPIDEPPSGSNHESPFGQVIPTAPPSLLPQNLTRISETVTIENLNTNATEEYVWKLCQTFGTVQEVYPKLQEGKAIVRFSSSTGAKNFLTNHNTPGICVRFL encoded by the exons ATGGAGGATCAACTAGAGGAGAAGGATGTACTCGAAATGGGAACCTGGAACACTGAATACGATAtcgcagaagaagaagaagaaaggcttcttgaagaagatgaaataaCAGAAAGAAAGCCTGGATTTCCTTATGAGAGTGAACCAAACTTTTCCGACACTGAATTTGAAACTCATGAACTTGAAGAGGATATTTTGGATCTGGGGCTTAATGAAGACATAATTGAGTATGAAGAAGTCACAGCAAGTGGCCAAGAAGCTaataaagaactaaaaacaaacacaccACAACCTCACCAAGGACAGCAAACATCTTCAACCAGTCAAACTGCCATAGTTGGTAGCATAACTACAAATCAAAGTTATCAGAAACGGTGTATTGTGAAAAGTGGACAACCAGCAAGCTCTTacaaaaatttgaactttAAGCGTCAGCCCAACTTTCCTATACCTGTCCAGATGAGGAGTGTACCTCCCACCAGAATGGGTTCTCCTGGATTTTATAATCAGAGGCCACTTTTTGATGGCCCAAACAGACCATTGATAGGAAGAGCTCCATCAGTCATGGATTACCATGGACCTCGAGGTGGGTTTCCGAGGCATTCAATGCCAATCAATTGTGAGCCACTGTTTGTTCAAGATTTTCACCATGGATTTCCACCTCAAAGGTTTCAACGATACCCAATTAAGGATCACCACTTAGTTAATCATCACCCCTTCATGGAATATGATAGAAACAATGGTGTCAATCGACTATTCATAAATCCTCACTATCAAGGCTCTGCGACAATCCAAAATGGTTGCACTAGTCGAGTCACTCCTTTGCCAGAACCCAGGTTAAACTTTTCACATTCTGACAACGCACCACCACGAATCGCGTTTCAAGCTCGTCATCAACGTCCCCCTCCTGGTCCAAGTTTGCCGAATACTTCAAGACCCCCATCTTTTGCGCCCATGCGATTTATGCAGCCTCCTCAATCCAATATTCCTCCGCCTCGCTTGAATGGACCGATTGATCAAATGTCACCCCCTCGTTTCAAACCTGCCCAACCGCAGAATTTAATGGATATGATACTACCGGCTCCCTTCGGCGATGGGCCTTTACGAGCTTCATACCATCCTGAGCACCAACGGACCCAAAGATTTCGGTTTAACTCGTTTGACCCTCCACCTCCTCATTCATACGACCCTACACAAACGGTGCGTTTCTTGACGCCACTTTCAGCAGCATCTAAACGTCCTGCGGCAACCGAAGTGCCCGTTAGTGCGCCAGTCAAGCAACTGAGACTTGGGCCGACAGGCAATATCCAGGTTGTGCGAACTTTTGCCACGCGCAGCGTTCCGCTTAATTCGCCATCTCCCTCAACCGTAACAAGTGCGTTACCTTCGGCAAGCACCACTCTCACGCGGATTCCTCCTCCAAATATGAGGGCTCCGCATCTCCCAACGCCTATTAGGAAACCTCCTCCGCCTGTAATAAATTCTCCTCGTCCTATACCAGTCATACCAACGACAGGTTCCACCCCTTCGACACTTCAAGCTTCTGTCTTGCCTACGCCAGTTGTATCCGAATCTCCTCCGTCTAGTGTAAGCACAAACATCGTCAACACCACCGAAGATGTTTCTCCAGAAATGAAAGA TTATCTCGAAAAGATGGAAGAACAAAGAAAGAAGCGCGAAGAAGTACTAAAAATGAAAGAGGAAAGGAGACGTCAAAAGTTGGCATCTATGGCTGGTAAAGATGATATTTCACCTGTAACAACCCCAACGCAACCTGCAAAGAATTTACCTg CCAATCCGTCGTCTACAGTGTCACCGACGACAAAAGTCCCTGATACCAACAGGCAACTTAACACAAACATAAATCCATCTCCATTTTCGAGATTGGATGGGGTTCCACTGAACCCGCAAACAGCAGACCAGACAATCAAGGAGAACAGTGTCTCCCCCACTTT ACGAAAAACCGTGTTGGTTAAGCCAACACCGACAGTGCAAACTTCTGTTCGCGCAATCCCTCAAGCTGCCGTCGGAGTAAACCGGCGGTATAAAATCATCATAGTCAAGAATAAAAGCGGAAAAATTCTCGAAAAAAGAAGG GTTCCCATCGATGAGCCCCCATCAGGTAGTAATCATGAAAGCCCTTTTGGTCAGGTGATTCCCACTGCTCCACCTTCCTTGTTACCTCAGAATTtg ACCCGCATCAGTGAAACGGTAACCATCgaaaatttaaatacaaatGCCACCGAAGAATACGTGTGGAAATTGTGTCAGACGTTTGGAACTGTTCAA GAGGTTTACCCTAAGTTGCAGGAAGGCAAAGCTATCGTGCGATTCTCTTCTTCTACTGGAGccaaaaattttcttactaACCACAACACTCCTGGAATCTGTGTGCGTTTCCTGTGA
- the LOC116929719 gene encoding endoplasmic reticulum-Golgi intermediate compartment protein 3 — translation MMKNLGSAFKTIDAYPKTLEDFTIRTATGAIVTVFSSLIMVFLFVIEFQDFLSVSVLEQLYVDTTRIPNMKINFDVTFPKISCSYLSVDAVDSSGEQQLGVEHNIFKQRLSLSGEALQAAELESINKSHNQTHTTTEDTAIKSCNSCYGAKEGCCDTCAEVREAYRQKNWAFRPDEFEQCRNEKNLTRDDSVFKEGCQVYGYLEVNRVSGSFHIAPGKSYAINHVHVHDVQPYSSEDFNVTHHINSLSFGSSLVGKANPLDGFLTAADKGAMMFQYYIKVVPTWYVKLDGEEFHTNQYSVTRHQKVVSSYGGENGVPGVFFTYEMSPLQISYKESKRSIGHFATDVCTIIGGVFTVAGIIDSLLYRSSKILQQKLQLGKAT, via the exons atgatgaagaatCTGGGAAGTGCATTTAAAACAATTGATGCTTATCCAAAAACACTAGAGGACTTTACAATACGAACAGCAACTGGAGCTATTG TTACTGTTTTCAGCAGTTTGATTATG GTTTTCCTATTTGTCATCGAATTTCAAGACTTTCTATCAGTTAGTGTTTTAGAACAATTGTATGTGGATACTACACGTATTCCAAACATGAAGATAAATTTTGATGTTACATTTCCCAAAATTTCTTGCTCAT ATTTGAGTGTGGATGCTGTAGATTCATCTGGTGAACAGCAGCTTGGGGTGGAACATAATATTTTCAAACAACGACTCAGCTTGTCAGGAGAGGCATTGCAAGCTGCTGAATTAGAATCTATTAATAAAAGTCATAACCAAACACACACAACCACAGAAGATACAGCCATAAAATCCTGCAATAGCTGTTATGGAGCAAAAGAAGGATGCTGTGATACATGCGCCGAAGTTCGAGAGGCTTACAGGCAAAAA AATTGGGCTTTTCGACCGGACGAGTTTGAGCAATGTCGAAACGAGAAAAATTTGACAAGAGATGACTCTGTTTTTAAAGAGGGCTGCCAAGTTTATGGGTATTTAGAAGTCAACAGAGTCAGTGGGTCATTTCATATTGCTCCTGGAAAAAGTTATGCTATCAATCATGTTCATG TACATGATGTCCAGCCTTACTCATCTGAAGATTTTAATGTAACACATCACATTAATTCACTATCATTTGGATCTTCCCTAGTGGGGAAAGCCAATCCTCTCGATGGTTTCTTAACAGCTGCAGATAAAG GAGCCATGATGTTTCAATATTACATCAAAGTTGTGCCAAC GTGGTATGTTAAACTTGATGGAGAAGAATTCCACACCAACCAGTATTCAGTCACACGCCACCAAAAG GTTGTTTCGTCCTATGGGGGGGAAAACGGAGTCCCGGgcgttttttttacttatgaAATGAGCCCTTTACAAATTTCTTACAAAGAAAGTAAAAG ATCAATTGGCCACTTCGCCACTGACGTATGTACAATTATCGGGGGGGTGTTCACTGTAGCGGGAATAATTGATTCGCTGCTTTACCGATCATCCAAAATTTTGCAACAAAAACTGCAACTTGGAAAAGCTACGTAA
- the LOC116929708 gene encoding bone morphogenetic protein 7 isoform X2: MMQDLVLPFLFVASCAALSGFYYDNGVDQTVVHKHLNKREKKEMQSEILHLLGLQHRPRPVLMVPSRRKLQVDDSLSSAPRFLIDVYQSLTEEDSGELKLTPDLIEKEFNVSDSDVHSMDEADVIMSFVNRGQHLHGIRHHHSFGRLWFDLSEVPAPTTVISAELRLYINFTMAHENMDPTELEEADNHIESQQFTITVYEIGLEDILIYIDQMEIDSHQEGWVAFNVSLPLKNWLQRPEENFGLQLVCRSSTTGRQASAREVGLVGSHGNDKLQPFMVAFFRSLMPAIHKQPDQQVQVLQKELTDNEDEDDNEVSKRSNRIRRQTPNNNRKRSKDSEEFGGWNPYADARLSRRSCQKKNLYVSFRDLGWQDWIIAPDGYAASYCNGECSFPLNAHMNASNHAIVQTLVHLMNPYRVPKPCCAPIKLSSISVLYFDDNSNVILKKYRNMVVKSCGCH; the protein is encoded by the exons ATGATGCAGGATttagtacttccatttctgtTTGTTGCATCTTGCGCCGCTCTGTCTGGTTTTTATTACGACAATGGGGTTGATCAAACAGTGGTCCACAAGCATTTAAataaacgagaaaaaaaagaaatgcaaagTGAAATACTCCATCTCTTGGGCCTTCAGCACCGTCCTCGACCTGTTTTAATGGTACCGTCCAGAAGAAAACTTCAGGTGGATGATAGTCTCAGCTCTGCCCCACGCTTTTTAATTGATGTTTACCAATCTCTAACTGAGGAAGATTCAGGAGAGCTAAAACTAACTCCTGATCTAATTGAGAAAGAGTTTAATGTTTCAGATTCAGATGTACATTCTATGGATGAAGCTGATGTTATTATGAGCTTTGTTAATCGGG GACAACACTTACATGGAATAAGGCATCATCACAGCTTTGGCAGGTTATGGTTTGATCTGTCTGAAGTTCCAGCACCAACCACAGTTATTTCAGCTGAACTTCGATTGTATATTAATTTCACCATGGCTCATGAAAACATGGACCCAACAGAACTGGAAGAGGCTGATAACCATATAGAAAGCCAACAGTTTACCATTACAGTGTATGAGATTGGGTTGGAAGATATATTGATCTATATTGATCAGATGGAAATTGATAGCCACCAAGAAGGTTGGGTTGCATTCAATGTATCTCTGCCTCTTAAGAATTGGTTACAGAGACCTGAAGAAAACTTCGGGCTTCAGTTGGTCTGCCGCTCGTCTACTACAG GCCGACAAGCATCTGCCAGAGAAGTTGGATTAGTAGGATCCCACGGCAATGACAAATTACAACCCTTTATGGTAGCATTTTTTCGCTCTTTGATGCCCGCCATCCACAAACAGCCTGACCAACAGGTGCAGGTCCTGCAAAAAGAACTGACTGATAATGAAGATGAGGATGACAATGAAGTTTCAAAGAGGAGTAACCGAATACGTAGGCAAACTCCCAATAACAACAGAAAGCGAAGCAAAGATTCCGAAGAATTCGGAGGCTGGAACCCATACGCGG ATGCAAGATTGTCCAGACGTAGTTGTCAAAAAAAGAACCTTTACGTCAGTTTCCGAGATCTGGGGTGGCAG GATTGGATCATCGCCCCTGATGGATACGCAGCTTCCTACTGCAATGGCGAGTGTTCGTTTCCACTGAATGCTCACATGAATGCGTCAAATCATGCTATAGTTCAAACTTTGGTTCATCTGATGAACCCTTACCGTGTTCCCAAGCCTTGTTGCGCGCCAATCAAACTATCGTCAATCTCCGTCCTTTACTTTGACGATAATTCTAATGTAATCTTGAAGAAATATCGGAACATGGTTGTAAAATCTTGTGGTTGTCACTGA
- the LOC116929708 gene encoding bone morphogenetic protein 7 isoform X1, translating to MMQDLVLPFLFVASCAALSGFYYDNGVDQTVVHKHLNKREKKEMQSEILHLLGLQHRPRPVLMVPSRRKLQVDDSLSSAPRFLIDVYQSLTEEDSGELKLTPDLIEKEFNVSDSDVHSMDEADVIMSFVNRGQHLHGIRHHHSFGRLWFDLSEVPAPTTVISAELRLYINFTMAHENMDPTELEEADNHIESQQFTITVYEIGLEDILIYIDQMEIDSHQEGWVAFNVSLPLKNWLQRPEENFGLQLVCRSSTTGRQASAREVGLVGSHGNDKLQPFMVAFFRSLMPAIHKQPDQQVQVLQKELTDNEDEDDNEVSKRSNRIRRQTPNNNRKRSKDSEEFGGWNPYADLDARLSRRSCQKKNLYVSFRDLGWQDWIIAPDGYAASYCNGECSFPLNAHMNASNHAIVQTLVHLMNPYRVPKPCCAPIKLSSISVLYFDDNSNVILKKYRNMVVKSCGCH from the exons ATGATGCAGGATttagtacttccatttctgtTTGTTGCATCTTGCGCCGCTCTGTCTGGTTTTTATTACGACAATGGGGTTGATCAAACAGTGGTCCACAAGCATTTAAataaacgagaaaaaaaagaaatgcaaagTGAAATACTCCATCTCTTGGGCCTTCAGCACCGTCCTCGACCTGTTTTAATGGTACCGTCCAGAAGAAAACTTCAGGTGGATGATAGTCTCAGCTCTGCCCCACGCTTTTTAATTGATGTTTACCAATCTCTAACTGAGGAAGATTCAGGAGAGCTAAAACTAACTCCTGATCTAATTGAGAAAGAGTTTAATGTTTCAGATTCAGATGTACATTCTATGGATGAAGCTGATGTTATTATGAGCTTTGTTAATCGGG GACAACACTTACATGGAATAAGGCATCATCACAGCTTTGGCAGGTTATGGTTTGATCTGTCTGAAGTTCCAGCACCAACCACAGTTATTTCAGCTGAACTTCGATTGTATATTAATTTCACCATGGCTCATGAAAACATGGACCCAACAGAACTGGAAGAGGCTGATAACCATATAGAAAGCCAACAGTTTACCATTACAGTGTATGAGATTGGGTTGGAAGATATATTGATCTATATTGATCAGATGGAAATTGATAGCCACCAAGAAGGTTGGGTTGCATTCAATGTATCTCTGCCTCTTAAGAATTGGTTACAGAGACCTGAAGAAAACTTCGGGCTTCAGTTGGTCTGCCGCTCGTCTACTACAG GCCGACAAGCATCTGCCAGAGAAGTTGGATTAGTAGGATCCCACGGCAATGACAAATTACAACCCTTTATGGTAGCATTTTTTCGCTCTTTGATGCCCGCCATCCACAAACAGCCTGACCAACAGGTGCAGGTCCTGCAAAAAGAACTGACTGATAATGAAGATGAGGATGACAATGAAGTTTCAAAGAGGAGTAACCGAATACGTAGGCAAACTCCCAATAACAACAGAAAGCGAAGCAAAGATTCCGAAGAATTCGGAGGCTGGAACCCATACGCGG ATTTAGATGCAAGATTGTCCAGACGTAGTTGTCAAAAAAAGAACCTTTACGTCAGTTTCCGAGATCTGGGGTGGCAG GATTGGATCATCGCCCCTGATGGATACGCAGCTTCCTACTGCAATGGCGAGTGTTCGTTTCCACTGAATGCTCACATGAATGCGTCAAATCATGCTATAGTTCAAACTTTGGTTCATCTGATGAACCCTTACCGTGTTCCCAAGCCTTGTTGCGCGCCAATCAAACTATCGTCAATCTCCGTCCTTTACTTTGACGATAATTCTAATGTAATCTTGAAGAAATATCGGAACATGGTTGTAAAATCTTGTGGTTGTCACTGA
- the LOC116929724 gene encoding transcription termination factor 3, mitochondrial yields the protein MLRHSLRFKHVKFLLGYTTIRNQAQCAGKGVVASAVQQNNLPVISFQKPGPHVLDDELRLIPSQEIDNPLVVDSSFEGVTPLFSPSFNLASLVNKSELLQLMVKLGVSIHQWERKTDVHSWVMALDFKKDVQPIIQFLVDQGVASDSLGLFFTKNPYILKSSIEDLEIRINYLHSKKFSSEMISRILSRNPHWLLFSPERIDNRLGFVQQTFHLTGDELRAVATKESRLITSSLQGIKLMNFGFKEEMGFEAHQIKELLLAKPKLWLMNKSMLVDRFDYLHNTMKMDYESVLRFPAVLTCRGFRIKQRHEFLCHLNRAQYDPKLPRYVSPLQIISDSDTYFAVHIARSSIQDFNDFCKTM from the exons ATGTTGCGACACAGCCTTCGTTTCAAGCACGTAAAGTTTTTGCTTGGATATACTACAATTAGAAATCAAGCGCAATGTGCAGGAAAAGGGGTCGTAGCTTCTGCGGTGCAACAAAACAACCTCCCTGTTATTTCTTTCCAGAAACCAGGACCCCATGTTTTGGATGATGAGTTACGGCTAATCCCATCTCAAGAAATTGACAATCCATTAGTTGTGGATTCTAGTTTTGAAGGTGTCACACCCCTTTTTTCTCCAAGTTTTAACTTAGCATCCCTTGTGAATAAATCAGAGCTTCTCCAGCTTATGGTTAAACTTGGTGTTTCAATTCATCAGTGGGAAAGGAAGACAGATGTTCATTCCTGGGTCATGGcattagattttaaaaaagatgtccAACCAATTATTCAGTTTTTGGTGGACCAAGGTGTTGCATCAGACAGTTTGGGgctttttttcacaaaaaatcCATACATCTTAAAATCAAGCATTGAGGACCTGGAAATCCGGATCAACTATTTGCACTCAAAAAAATTTAGCTCTGAAATGATCTCTAGAATTTTGTCAAGAAATCCACATTGGCTCCTGTTCAG TCCTGAGAGAATAGACAACAGACTAGGGTTTGTGCAACAAACTTTTCATTTAACTGGAGATGAACTGAGAGCAGTGGCGACAAAAGAATCTCGTCTCATCACCAGCAGCCTTCAGGGTATCAAG TTAATGAACTTTGgattcaaagaagaaatgggaTTTGAGGCTCATCAAATCAAAGAACTGCTACTTGCTAAACCAAAACTGTGGTTAATGA ACAAATCAATGCTAGTGGACCGTTTCGATTATCTCCACAACACGATGAAGATGGACTACGAGTCCGTGTTGAGATTTCCCGCGGTGTTAACATGCCGAGGGTTCCGCATCAAGCAGCGTCATGAATTTTTGTGTCATTTGAACCGTGCTCAATACGACCCTAAATTACCTAGGTACGTAAGTCCACTGCAAATAATAAGTGATTCGGACACGTACTTTGCTGTTCACATAGCGAGAAGTTCTATTCAAGACTTTAACGATTTTTGTAAAACTATGTAA